A section of the Fusobacterium varium genome encodes:
- a CDS encoding Clp protease ClpP, with protein MSKISFFSIKNLSNDEGEIRISGEITKWAWEEFGETSSLIFAQQLKEIKNCKKISVKINSPGGDIAEALAIYHELKRLSQEKEVTAYIDGMACSAATLIAIAANKTVMGKGCYFMIHNPLMYMGYSNTKEMTEAIEHLNKTKENMLDLYVEKSSLSREKIAKKMDEETFFNTQEALEAGFIDEIASYDTNIINSNIQTVCSMNIKNSKKIPKELSEILNKKTQEATMTLKELKAQYPELINELQTELINTDTVKSAINGAVQTAVAEERKRIQNLDGIKTYSKAAKELVDKAKFEEPRDYKDIIVDLYNMNSEHAGREIDRGEEEKAAAGFNGITSGIEGSEKEQMLNSVIETALKELNIKK; from the coding sequence GTGAGTAAAATATCATTTTTTTCAATAAAAAATCTTTCCAATGATGAAGGAGAGATAAGAATTTCAGGTGAGATTACAAAATGGGCATGGGAAGAGTTTGGAGAAACAAGTTCTTTAATTTTTGCTCAGCAACTTAAAGAAATAAAAAATTGTAAAAAAATATCAGTAAAGATTAACTCACCTGGAGGAGATATTGCAGAGGCATTAGCAATATATCATGAACTTAAAAGACTATCCCAAGAAAAAGAGGTAACTGCATATATTGATGGAATGGCATGTTCAGCAGCAACTCTTATTGCTATTGCAGCAAATAAAACAGTTATGGGAAAAGGGTGTTACTTTATGATCCATAATCCATTGATGTACATGGGATATTCAAACACCAAAGAGATGACAGAGGCAATAGAACACCTGAACAAGACTAAAGAGAATATGTTAGATCTTTATGTGGAAAAATCTTCTCTCTCAAGAGAGAAAATAGCAAAAAAAATGGATGAAGAAACATTCTTTAATACACAAGAGGCATTAGAAGCAGGTTTTATAGATGAGATAGCATCTTATGATACTAATATTATCAATTCAAATATTCAAACTGTATGTTCTATGAATATAAAAAATTCAAAGAAAATACCTAAAGAACTTTCAGAAATTTTAAATAAAAAAACTCAGGAGGCAACAATGACATTAAAAGAATTAAAAGCTCAATATCCAGAGCTAATAAATGAGCTACAAACTGAACTTATAAACACTGATACAGTAAAAAGTGCAATTAATGGAGCTGTACAGACTGCAGTTGCAGAAGAGAGAAAAAGAATTCAAAACTTAGATGGAATTAAAACTTATAGTAAAGCTGCAAAAGAATTAGTAGATAAGGCTAAATTTGAAGAGCCAAGAGATTACAAGGATATTATTGTAGATCTATATAATATGAACTCTGAACATGCTGGAAGAGAGATTGACAGAGGAGAAGAGGAAAAAGCAGCAGCAGGATTTAATGGGATCACTTCTGGAATTGAGGGAAGTGAAAAAGAGCAGATGTTAAATAGTGTTATAGAAACAGCTTTAAAAGAGTTAAATATAAAAAAATAG
- a CDS encoding helix-turn-helix domain-containing protein, with amino-acid sequence MNIIEKLDKEKLGILHLYMQLEKQKFGKTKKHRYEEIARRTKKSINTIKSWIARYYVKYLACLEEIAVVEENATICNLEGLTEKQTAYVIARMNGYSTQEAKEIAGYAKSTKAADIEKHPKIQKTMIALRERLFEDTKLGAEQIANDLKEIAVLGMKGIEVIETVYHDESNGTLGRITSRNVKKKTIYNLSASQAALKEINNMLGYEYMGEIKAERKAGKLEEELLELKIEKAKKDLNKENAPKVLD; translated from the coding sequence ATGAATATTATAGAGAAACTAGATAAAGAAAAATTAGGAATATTGCATCTCTATATGCAACTAGAGAAACAGAAGTTTGGAAAAACTAAAAAACATAGGTATGAAGAGATAGCAAGAAGAACTAAAAAATCTATAAATACAATTAAAAGTTGGATAGCTAGATACTATGTTAAATATCTTGCTTGTTTAGAGGAGATAGCAGTAGTTGAAGAAAATGCAACGATATGCAATTTAGAGGGCTTGACAGAAAAACAAACAGCTTATGTAATTGCAAGAATGAATGGATATAGCACACAAGAGGCTAAAGAGATAGCAGGATATGCTAAGAGTACCAAGGCAGCAGATATAGAGAAACATCCAAAGATTCAAAAGACAATGATAGCACTAAGAGAAAGATTATTTGAAGATACAAAACTTGGAGCTGAACAAATAGCTAATGATTTAAAAGAGATAGCTGTATTAGGGATGAAAGGTATTGAGGTTATAGAAACAGTATATCATGATGAGAGCAACGGAACATTAGGAAGAATAACTTCTAGGAATGTTAAGAAAAAAACAATATATAATCTCTCAGCATCACAAGCAGCATTAAAAGAAATAAACAATATGCTTGGTTATGAGTATATGGGAGAGATCAAAGCTGAAAGAAAGGCTGGTAAGTTAGAAGAAGAGCTTCTTGAACTAAAGATAGAGAAAGCTAAAAAAGATTTAAACAAGGAGAATGCTCCTAAAGTCCTAGACTAG
- a CDS encoding phage portal protein, producing the protein MSRKKRKRAYSATKSAPTPTAKTMTTVKMVNGIGYSNKDDPSLSNWYTYPESPDNDILWDLDDLRAKSRNLYMNNELAGAALKKMRTKIVGTGLLPKPNINYQIAGITKEQAREYEKIIKAKFNAWASSTNADFNRMHDFFTIQALVQLSWIMNGDAFVIPKRKKRAGVEIELCLQMIEADRIVNPRFTYNQLIKGGIEFAPNGDLLKYYISDRHPGDGYSEIKGYPVFNSLGRRNILHIFEPERVGQRRGVPLLASIIYPIKNLGRYKEAELIAAAINASLGFIIETKDVEGFINTSAFGSSEGAEGISKDRTDKISLDHGMGIIAKDGETIKEFTTTRPNKSYKDFVDAVYEEIGAQLEIPHEVLMSSFKASYSAAKASLEEAHQRFLVCRKLLERTLCQPVYEEFILELIRNGDIDCPRFFEDEAVRYAFCRCIWVGSGKSSLDPLKEANANKTSLDNYTTTRGIITAESGLDFDEILEARLEEEIKILEIKKISKEIGGEVSE; encoded by the coding sequence ATGAGTAGGAAAAAGAGAAAAAGAGCATATTCAGCAACTAAATCAGCTCCTACTCCTACTGCTAAAACTATGACAACTGTAAAAATGGTTAATGGAATAGGTTATAGCAATAAAGATGACCCTTCTCTTTCAAATTGGTACACATATCCAGAGAGTCCTGATAATGACATTTTATGGGATTTAGATGATTTAAGAGCTAAGTCAAGAAATCTCTATATGAATAATGAGCTTGCAGGGGCTGCTCTTAAAAAGATGAGAACTAAGATAGTGGGGACAGGGCTACTTCCTAAACCTAATATCAATTATCAAATAGCAGGAATAACTAAGGAACAGGCTAGGGAATATGAAAAAATAATAAAAGCTAAATTTAATGCTTGGGCATCTTCTACAAATGCAGATTTTAATAGAATGCACGATTTTTTCACAATTCAAGCTCTTGTACAACTTAGCTGGATAATGAATGGAGATGCCTTTGTTATTCCAAAGAGAAAGAAAAGAGCAGGAGTAGAAATAGAATTATGCTTACAAATGATAGAGGCAGATAGAATAGTAAATCCTAGATTTACTTACAATCAGTTGATAAAAGGTGGAATTGAGTTTGCTCCAAATGGTGATCTACTGAAATATTACATTTCTGATAGACACCCAGGAGATGGATATTCAGAGATTAAAGGATACCCAGTGTTTAACTCTTTGGGTAGAAGAAATATTTTACATATTTTTGAACCTGAAAGAGTAGGACAGAGAAGAGGAGTTCCACTTCTAGCATCTATAATCTATCCTATTAAAAATTTAGGTAGATATAAAGAGGCTGAACTGATTGCAGCAGCTATCAACGCCTCATTAGGATTCATAATAGAGACTAAAGATGTGGAAGGCTTTATTAATACATCTGCTTTTGGAAGTAGTGAAGGAGCAGAGGGAATATCTAAAGATAGAACAGATAAAATTTCATTGGATCATGGAATGGGAATAATAGCTAAAGATGGAGAAACTATCAAAGAGTTTACAACTACAAGACCTAATAAATCATATAAGGACTTTGTAGATGCAGTTTATGAGGAGATAGGAGCTCAACTAGAGATACCACATGAAGTATTGATGAGTTCATTTAAAGCTTCTTATTCTGCTGCCAAGGCATCTCTTGAGGAGGCACATCAAAGATTTTTAGTGTGTAGAAAGCTATTAGAAAGGACACTATGCCAGCCAGTTTATGAGGAGTTTATTTTAGAGCTTATAAGAAATGGAGATATAGATTGTCCAAGATTCTTTGAAGATGAGGCAGTGAGATATGCTTTTTGTCGTTGCATTTGGGTAGGTAGTGGTAAATCTTCATTAGATCCACTGAAAGAGGCAAATGCTAATAAAACATCTCTCGACAACTACACTACAACGAGAGGAATAATTACAGCTGAAAGTGGTTTGGACTTTGATGAGATATTGGAGGCTAGACTTGAAGAGGAGATAAAAATTTTAGAAATTAAGAAAATCTCAAAGGAGATTGGAGGTGAAGTAAGTGAGTAA
- a CDS encoding helix-turn-helix transcriptional regulator translates to MIKNHLSKLMGEKRYTIVQVAEKTGMSTSTISNLYNEKVKRMDFDTLEKLCKLFNCKVQDLIEYIPDEESSEN, encoded by the coding sequence ATGATTAAAAATCATTTATCTAAACTAATGGGTGAAAAGAGATACACAATAGTTCAAGTAGCAGAAAAAACTGGAATGAGTACCTCTACAATTTCCAATCTTTATAATGAAAAAGTAAAAAGAATGGATTTTGATACATTAGAAAAATTATGCAAATTATTTAATTGTAAAGTCCAAGACTTAATAGAATATATTCCAGATGAAGAATCATCAGAGAACTAA
- a CDS encoding GlyGly-CTERM sorting domain-containing protein (This protein contains a GlyGly-CTERM protein-sorting domain, as detected by TIGR03501. These domains are found at the C-terminus of secreted proteins in organisms that possess both rhombosortase, which is an intramembrane serine proteinase (see TIGR03902), and a type II secretion system (T2SS). In at least some cases, such as VesB from Vibrio cholerae, cleavage by rhombosortase is followed first by attachment of a glycerophosphoethanolamine-containing moiety, then by transport by the T2SS across the outer membrane and release into the medium in soluble form.) yields the protein MTVTIQHLTINFDGGAILLGGLLLLIFILLVRKYR from the coding sequence ATGACTGTAACAATTCAGCATCTAACAATTAATTTTGACGGAGGAGCAATTCTTCTAGGTGGATTACTTCTTCTCATTTTTATTTTGTTAGTAAGAAAGTACAGATAG
- a CDS encoding DNA modification methylase produces MEILEIEIEKISLDENNPRTSTPEQIDSYKRLFTRLGMIIPVILSYDNKVLYENGKFEAAQQLGFKKIKAVRIEKLTDEELNALRILEVKAQEQGQWNEKKLFEILSNMSEDLVTMIDIDMQALEEKIGMELDNLDEIKEVDTPEVEENYFSQQGDIYLLGNHRLMCGDSTKLEDVKKLMNGEIASLMVTDPPYNIDYESDSGMKIKNDNMQSSEFYSFLSKFYKNAFEVLEEGAAYYIFHADSEAIAFRKALEEAGFKLSQCLIWVKNSFNLSRQDYNWRHEPCLYGWKPGKSHFFVKDFTQDTVIEEIESLKKKSKEELIQYINSLREELEKSSTIIRENKPLKNDVHPTMKPLKLIARLMLNSSKNNQNVLDLFGGSGSTLITAEQLKRKAYLMEFDPQFVDVIVKRYKLLGKEDITLIRNGQEYNWQDIQENFK; encoded by the coding sequence ATGGAGATATTAGAAATAGAAATAGAAAAAATAAGTTTAGATGAAAATAATCCTAGAACATCTACTCCAGAGCAAATAGATAGCTATAAAAGATTATTTACAAGATTAGGAATGATTATTCCAGTTATCCTAAGTTATGATAATAAAGTTCTTTATGAAAATGGGAAATTTGAAGCAGCCCAACAATTAGGATTTAAAAAAATTAAAGCTGTAAGAATAGAAAAACTTACAGATGAGGAATTAAATGCTCTTAGAATTTTAGAAGTAAAAGCACAAGAGCAAGGACAGTGGAATGAAAAGAAACTTTTTGAAATTCTATCTAATATGAGTGAAGATCTAGTAACTATGATTGATATTGATATGCAAGCTTTAGAAGAAAAAATAGGCATGGAATTAGATAATCTTGATGAGATAAAAGAAGTTGATACACCAGAAGTTGAAGAAAATTATTTTTCTCAGCAAGGAGATATTTATTTGCTTGGTAATCATAGACTAATGTGTGGAGATTCAACAAAGCTTGAAGATGTTAAAAAATTGATGAATGGAGAGATAGCATCATTGATGGTAACAGATCCTCCTTATAACATAGATTATGAGAGTGACTCTGGAATGAAAATAAAAAATGATAATATGCAATCTAGTGAGTTTTATAGTTTTTTAAGTAAATTTTATAAAAATGCCTTTGAAGTTCTTGAGGAAGGAGCTGCATATTATATATTTCATGCAGATTCTGAAGCAATAGCATTCAGAAAAGCATTAGAGGAAGCTGGATTCAAGTTATCCCAATGCTTAATATGGGTAAAAAATAGTTTTAATTTATCCAGACAAGACTATAACTGGAGGCATGAACCATGTTTGTACGGTTGGAAACCTGGCAAATCTCACTTCTTTGTAAAAGATTTCACACAGGACACAGTGATCGAGGAGATAGAAAGTTTAAAGAAGAAATCAAAAGAAGAGTTAATTCAATACATAAATTCTCTAAGAGAGGAGCTAGAAAAAAGTTCAACAATTATAAGAGAGAATAAGCCATTAAAAAATGATGTGCATCCTACAATGAAACCTTTAAAACTCATTGCAAGACTAATGCTAAACTCTAGTAAAAATAATCAAAATGTCTTAGATCTATTCGGAGGTAGTGGAAGTACTTTAATAACAGCTGAGCAGCTAAAAAGAAAAGCATATTTAATGGAGTTTGATCCACAGTTTGTTGATGTTATAGTCAAAAGATATAAACTTTTAGGAAAAGAAGATATTACTCTGATAAGAAATGGACAAGAGTATAACTGGCAAGATATTCAAGAAAATTTTAAATAG
- a CDS encoding helix-turn-helix transcriptional regulator, whose translation MFGKMLEEIMQKKKIKVKDLSILSDITEGYISDLKKEKALPRRNKLDAILENLPLTKEEKEELFLAWEKDSAPPSFTEKYEKLKKENEEYKEILGKLEDSDLFDQIKIQKKITEKLEKEKEKSDIYLQLFKMMSEEDRNYILKSILRNIECDLREKGIYEENKKELKELKKAIEDGIKYDF comes from the coding sequence ATGTTTGGAAAAATGTTAGAAGAAATTATGCAAAAGAAAAAAATAAAAGTTAAAGATTTAAGCATATTATCAGATATAACAGAGGGGTATATTTCAGACTTAAAAAAAGAAAAAGCACTTCCTAGAAGAAATAAATTAGATGCAATTTTAGAAAATCTTCCACTAACTAAGGAAGAGAAAGAAGAATTATTTTTAGCTTGGGAGAAAGATTCTGCTCCTCCAAGTTTTACTGAAAAGTATGAAAAGTTAAAAAAAGAAAATGAAGAGTATAAAGAAATATTGGGAAAATTAGAGGATTCTGATTTATTTGATCAAATAAAAATACAAAAAAAAATTACAGAAAAACTAGAAAAAGAGAAAGAAAAGAGCGATATTTATCTTCAACTTTTTAAAATGATGTCTGAAGAGGATAGAAATTATATTTTGAAAAGTATACTTAGAAATATTGAATGTGATTTAAGAGAAAAAGGAATCTATGAAGAAAATAAAAAAGAATTAAAAGAATTAAAAAAAGCTATTGAAGATGGGATTAAATATGATTTTTAA
- a CDS encoding major capsid protein, translating to MANEFDLYTPKTIRKIRDAWEPKKNFLTDLFFSNSETVPTEEIMLEITKGGEHTAPFVTPLEMGRPVVDRTTTTNLITAPNIAVSRTLGPKDYFVREAGMNFTGDYQPAQRVGKRIAEILADQERYIANKEELIVSQFLTTGKVTSTTDEASYEVDYGIDNMVTLESSKKWGEEGVNPITSLDEILAKAEESGVIVRNVVMGLTAADKFMNSKEFKHDMLSKDLQTEFVKEVTRQYPGVVWLGTYKTYGVELFRYSRKVIGYDGKEIQLMPTNMILGGSTEGKILYAPIINMGTNDVHMVKRFSDVDSPNKKQKNITTESRPVLQPDDLSGYFNVVVCDAE from the coding sequence ATGGCGAACGAATTTGATCTATATACACCGAAAACAATAAGAAAAATAAGAGATGCTTGGGAACCTAAAAAGAATTTTTTAACAGATCTATTTTTTAGTAACTCTGAGACAGTACCTACTGAAGAGATTATGCTTGAAATAACTAAAGGTGGAGAGCATACAGCTCCATTTGTAACTCCACTTGAAATGGGAAGACCAGTTGTGGATAGAACAACTACAACAAACCTTATTACAGCACCTAATATTGCAGTATCAAGAACATTAGGACCTAAAGATTATTTTGTTAGAGAAGCTGGAATGAATTTTACTGGGGATTATCAGCCAGCACAGAGAGTTGGAAAGAGAATAGCAGAGATATTAGCTGATCAAGAGAGATATATTGCAAATAAAGAGGAGTTAATAGTATCTCAATTCTTAACTACTGGAAAAGTTACCTCAACAACAGATGAAGCATCTTATGAGGTTGATTATGGAATAGATAATATGGTAACTCTTGAAAGTAGTAAAAAATGGGGAGAAGAGGGAGTAAATCCTATTACTTCCTTAGATGAAATTTTAGCTAAAGCTGAAGAAAGTGGAGTTATAGTTAGAAATGTAGTTATGGGATTGACTGCTGCTGATAAATTTATGAACTCTAAAGAGTTTAAACATGATATGTTAAGCAAAGATCTACAAACAGAGTTTGTAAAAGAAGTAACAAGACAATATCCTGGAGTTGTATGGTTAGGAACTTATAAAACTTATGGGGTAGAACTATTTAGATATTCAAGAAAAGTAATTGGATATGATGGAAAAGAGATTCAGTTAATGCCTACAAATATGATTTTAGGAGGTTCAACAGAGGGAAAAATTCTATATGCTCCTATTATAAATATGGGAACAAATGATGTACATATGGTTAAAAGATTTTCTGATGTAGACTCACCAAACAAAAAACAAAAGAATATTACAACTGAATCAAGACCAGTTTTACAACCTGATGACTTGTCAGGATACTTCAATGTAGTAGTTTGTGATGCTGAATAA
- a CDS encoding phage terminase large subunit family protein, whose product MLIEQRTINFFASLLKILEPAPDLTIGEWADKYRILSKESSAESGRWSTDRTPYMKEIYNCLTDSHTESVTIKSSSQVGKSEALLNVLGRYMHLDPCSILFVQPTVEDAKSFSKERVEPMIRDTKVLRDLVKKANKKAEGTVQGKMFPGGFVRFVGANSPSGLASRPIRITLLDEVDRFPQSAGEEGDPVKLAERRTTTFFNRKMLRVSTPTDDTTSKIQKLYLEGSQEEWCLACPHCGEYQPLKWEYIHDDEGIIKMECQSCGIMEVEELWKINNQATGKWIAKFPKEKVNRSFHLNALASPWVTWNEMYEEYLRVKDDEMRMRTFTNTMLGETFVLHLNEQLDYEALFERREEYGAELHPNIKFLTAGVDVQDNRLEVLVVGWGYGYESYVVQYRDFPGSPGKEDVWIKLDEFLRKKFSFKNKKQLPIACTLIDSGGHHTGNVYKYVAGKAVRNIFAIKGQGGFGINILNGFRKTTKKGVPSINLLSLGVNALKDLVYTRLTILEGNGTVHFPADSTKGCGMAFFEGLTAEVKVKTMSAKGEKIEWQVLPGRRNEPLDLMNYATAGMELLGVDLSSEKYQSKGEKR is encoded by the coding sequence ATGTTGATAGAGCAGAGGACAATTAATTTTTTTGCAAGTTTATTAAAAATATTAGAACCTGCTCCTGATTTAACCATAGGAGAGTGGGCAGATAAGTATAGAATTCTTTCTAAAGAGAGTTCAGCAGAGTCAGGTAGATGGTCAACAGATAGAACTCCGTATATGAAAGAGATATATAACTGTTTAACAGATAGCCATACAGAATCTGTAACTATAAAGAGTAGTAGTCAGGTAGGCAAAAGCGAAGCTCTTTTAAATGTCCTTGGAAGATATATGCACTTGGATCCATGTTCTATTCTCTTTGTTCAACCTACAGTAGAAGATGCTAAATCATTTTCTAAAGAAAGAGTTGAACCAATGATAAGAGATACTAAAGTTCTTAGAGACTTAGTAAAAAAAGCAAATAAAAAAGCTGAAGGAACAGTTCAAGGAAAGATGTTTCCAGGAGGCTTTGTAAGATTTGTTGGAGCAAATAGTCCTTCAGGATTAGCCAGTAGACCTATTAGAATAACTTTGCTAGATGAAGTGGATAGATTTCCACAATCAGCAGGAGAAGAGGGAGATCCAGTTAAACTTGCTGAAAGAAGAACTACAACTTTTTTTAATAGAAAAATGCTGAGAGTATCTACTCCAACAGATGATACGACTTCTAAAATTCAAAAATTATATCTTGAAGGATCACAAGAGGAGTGGTGCTTAGCTTGTCCTCACTGTGGAGAGTATCAACCTTTAAAATGGGAATATATCCATGATGATGAAGGAATTATAAAAATGGAGTGTCAAAGTTGTGGAATTATGGAAGTTGAAGAGCTTTGGAAAATTAATAATCAAGCAACAGGAAAATGGATTGCTAAGTTTCCAAAGGAAAAAGTTAATAGAAGTTTTCACCTTAATGCTTTAGCTTCTCCGTGGGTAACTTGGAATGAAATGTATGAAGAGTATCTTAGAGTAAAAGATGATGAGATGAGAATGAGAACTTTTACAAATACTATGTTGGGAGAAACATTTGTTTTACATCTCAATGAACAACTAGATTATGAAGCTCTTTTTGAGAGAAGAGAGGAATATGGAGCAGAGTTGCATCCTAATATAAAATTTTTAACTGCTGGTGTTGACGTTCAAGACAACAGGCTAGAAGTTTTAGTTGTTGGTTGGGGATATGGATATGAGAGTTATGTAGTTCAATATAGGGATTTTCCAGGTAGCCCAGGAAAAGAAGATGTTTGGATTAAACTTGATGAGTTTTTAAGAAAAAAGTTCTCATTTAAGAATAAAAAGCAACTTCCAATAGCTTGTACTCTTATTGACTCTGGAGGACATCATACAGGAAATGTATATAAATATGTTGCAGGAAAGGCTGTAAGAAATATATTTGCAATCAAGGGACAGGGAGGATTTGGGATTAACATTCTTAATGGTTTTAGAAAAACTACTAAGAAAGGGGTTCCAAGTATAAACTTGTTGAGTCTAGGAGTTAATGCCTTAAAAGATTTAGTTTATACAAGATTAACTATTTTAGAGGGGAATGGAACTGTTCATTTTCCAGCAGATTCTACAAAGGGTTGTGGAATGGCATTCTTTGAAGGGTTAACGGCAGAGGTAAAAGTTAAAACTATGTCAGCTAAGGGAGAGAAAATTGAATGGCAAGTACTTCCAGGTAGAAGGAATGAGCCTCTTGACCTTATGAACTATGCAACAGCAGGAATGGAACTTCTAGGAGTAGATTTAAGTAGTGAAAAATACCAAAGTAAAGGAGAAAAAAGATGA
- a CDS encoding helix-turn-helix domain-containing protein, protein MTEVGYFKVENIIIDGYSSFDEEMDQVVHKDLFECIQEKMIYIVLERYANNNDGIAFPSISTIAKSAMCGVTTVKKYIKKLVDKGYITKTLRPKANGDNDSNIYTVKKLSEICKDIFLPQSPSDPGTSPSDHYKEQHIKNSDIKDHDKSNTDANIQNPTSVVSSDPDSFKNFFKNIEVGYTTKNQNSIKALLKKMKPQQVMQYLKETWENIKATPGVVNAPALFSIKIERQERQMTATARQAIIEKEKAIEKQKKIENKIDCADPVALFNSLPPVERLKVEKQAINLFINQSGADEKILNIMRDNNPTMYLNTIKLQLKVALKL, encoded by the coding sequence GTGACAGAAGTAGGATATTTCAAGGTTGAAAATATAATTATAGATGGTTACAGCTCTTTTGATGAAGAGATGGACCAAGTTGTACACAAGGATCTGTTTGAATGTATCCAAGAGAAAATGATTTATATCGTTTTGGAAAGATATGCAAATAATAATGATGGCATAGCTTTCCCAAGTATCTCTACAATAGCAAAATCTGCTATGTGTGGAGTTACTACTGTAAAAAAATATATTAAAAAATTAGTGGATAAAGGATACATCACTAAAACTTTGAGACCTAAAGCTAATGGTGATAATGATTCTAATATCTACACTGTAAAAAAATTATCTGAAATATGTAAGGATATTTTTTTACCTCAGTCGCCTAGCGACCCAGGTACGTCGCCCAGCGACCACTATAAAGAACAACATATAAAGAACTCTGATATAAAAGATCATGATAAGAGCAACACAGATGCCAATATTCAAAATCCTACTTCTGTTGTTTCTTCTGATCCTGATTCTTTTAAAAATTTCTTTAAAAATATTGAAGTAGGTTACACTACTAAAAATCAAAATTCAATTAAAGCTCTACTTAAAAAAATGAAACCTCAGCAGGTTATGCAGTACCTAAAGGAAACTTGGGAGAACATTAAAGCTACTCCTGGAGTAGTTAATGCTCCTGCTCTATTCTCTATAAAAATAGAGAGGCAGGAGAGACAAATGACTGCTACTGCTAGACAAGCTATTATTGAAAAAGAGAAAGCTATTGAAAAGCAAAAGAAAATAGAAAATAAAATTGATTGTGCTGATCCAGTAGCTCTCTTTAATAGTTTGCCTCCTGTGGAGAGATTAAAAGTTGAAAAACAAGCTATTAATCTCTTTATAAATCAAAGTGGAGCTGATGAAAAAATATTAAATATTATGAGAGACAACAATCCTACTATGTATCTTAATACTATTAAGTTGCAACTAAAAGTAGCATTGAAGTTATAG
- a CDS encoding helix-turn-helix transcriptional regulator: MKISQILRKRLDELVFSKMSKAELCRRLDIKPQSLQNSLKQWEAGKGFRMSTVERIAEVTNIPYEELFKSPKEEN, translated from the coding sequence ATGAAAATTTCTCAGATATTAAGAAAAAGACTAGATGAATTAGTTTTTTCTAAGATGTCTAAGGCTGAATTATGCAGACGCTTAGATATAAAACCTCAGTCCTTGCAAAATAGTTTAAAGCAATGGGAAGCTGGAAAAGGTTTTAGAATGTCTACAGTGGAAAGAATAGCAGAAGTAACAAATATTCCATATGAAGAGCTCTTCAAGTCACCTAAAGAAGAAAATTAA